A region from the Haloarchaeobius salinus genome encodes:
- a CDS encoding archaea-specific SMC-related protein, producing the protein MSHSESAQGEFSLHVENVGGISETTVDLSEGVTILEGRNATNRTSFLQALMAVMGSDQYTLKGNAEKGRVELDIGETIVERRFERQHGTVNAKEPGYLDDPETAELFAFLLEDNEARQVAARGENLHELLTRPIDTAEIEAEIELLQAEKRDLDEKVSKIEERERDLTGLERRKQELQSAISKREERLEELEHEIEQADGDIVSEQESKEAIEEQLDKLKDHRSQLEDIRFELETVQETIDSLESERKEKSGRREELTGRTSVDIDALHDDLDELRERQRRVNAQMNELQSIIQFNEGMLDGTDSEIASVLQEKSDQENDGALTDQLLESDDAVTCWTCGSQVSRSDIDETLNRLRSLRQEKLNERQTIQDQIDEKKKRVTEIETVEDELDKLDDRLAEIDTQLDSKRERVEKLEERRETLHEEVEELEAAVEQEQSSDYDQVLELHKQANRVELELEQKETELDSVESEINEIESMVDDKEEYKDRRNQVVDELDELRTRIDRLEENAVEEFNSHMAEVLEILEYENIARIWIERQEQETRQGRQKVQETVFDLHVVREADSGEAYEGTVDTLSESEREVVGLVVALAGYLVHDLHETVPVMLLDSLEAIDSNRIAKIIEYFADYPDYLIIALLPEDASAVDAGKQIITDI; encoded by the coding sequence ATGTCTCATTCAGAATCTGCGCAAGGAGAATTCTCCCTCCACGTAGAGAACGTTGGTGGGATTTCAGAGACTACCGTCGACCTCTCCGAGGGCGTCACTATCCTTGAAGGTCGAAACGCGACTAATCGAACCTCGTTCCTTCAAGCATTGATGGCAGTAATGGGTAGCGACCAATACACGCTCAAAGGTAATGCAGAGAAAGGGCGTGTTGAACTTGATATTGGAGAGACGATAGTCGAACGACGCTTCGAACGCCAGCACGGTACGGTCAACGCTAAAGAACCTGGCTATCTCGATGACCCGGAAACTGCAGAACTATTCGCATTCCTCCTCGAAGATAACGAAGCACGGCAGGTGGCAGCTCGTGGAGAGAACCTCCACGAACTCCTTACCCGGCCAATCGATACTGCCGAGATAGAAGCCGAGATCGAACTCCTTCAGGCTGAAAAACGAGACCTCGATGAAAAAGTCTCCAAAATAGAAGAAAGAGAACGGGATCTCACTGGTCTTGAACGGCGGAAACAGGAGCTTCAGTCCGCTATCTCCAAGCGTGAAGAGCGTCTCGAAGAGCTGGAACATGAAATCGAGCAAGCTGACGGTGACATCGTCTCAGAACAGGAATCAAAGGAGGCCATCGAAGAGCAGCTCGATAAGTTGAAAGATCATCGGTCACAGCTGGAGGATATCCGATTCGAACTCGAGACGGTGCAAGAGACGATCGACTCACTGGAGTCCGAGCGGAAGGAGAAGAGCGGCCGGCGAGAGGAGCTGACTGGTCGAACCAGCGTCGATATCGACGCCCTTCATGACGACCTTGATGAGCTCCGTGAGCGCCAACGTCGGGTGAACGCTCAAATGAACGAGCTTCAGAGCATCATCCAGTTTAATGAGGGAATGCTGGACGGAACGGATAGTGAAATCGCATCTGTCCTTCAAGAGAAGAGCGATCAAGAAAATGATGGTGCTCTCACGGACCAGTTACTCGAAAGCGATGACGCTGTGACGTGCTGGACGTGTGGCTCACAGGTTTCCCGTAGCGACATCGATGAAACGCTCAACCGACTCCGTTCGCTCCGGCAAGAGAAGCTGAATGAGCGTCAGACCATTCAGGACCAAATTGACGAGAAGAAAAAGCGTGTGACAGAGATTGAGACAGTCGAAGATGAGCTCGACAAACTCGATGACAGGCTTGCCGAGATTGATACCCAACTCGATTCGAAGCGAGAACGGGTCGAAAAACTGGAGGAACGGCGCGAGACCCTCCACGAAGAAGTCGAGGAACTCGAGGCGGCCGTTGAGCAAGAGCAGTCTTCGGACTACGATCAAGTACTCGAACTCCACAAGCAGGCAAATCGTGTTGAGTTGGAACTCGAACAAAAAGAAACAGAGCTCGACTCGGTAGAATCTGAGATCAATGAGATAGAGTCCATGGTTGACGACAAGGAAGAGTACAAGGATCGCCGGAACCAGGTTGTCGATGAACTTGATGAGCTACGGACTCGGATCGACCGGCTTGAAGAAAATGCAGTTGAAGAGTTCAACAGTCATATGGCGGAGGTTCTGGAGATACTTGAGTACGAGAACATCGCCCGTATCTGGATAGAACGGCAAGAACAAGAGACACGGCAGGGGCGGCAGAAAGTTCAGGAGACGGTTTTCGACCTTCACGTGGTCCGTGAGGCAGATTCCGGTGAAGCTTACGAGGGGACGGTCGACACGCTCAGTGAGAGCGAACGCGAGGTCGTCGGGCTTGTCGTCGCCCTTGCTGGCTACCTTGTACACGATCTCCATGAGACAGTGCCAGTGATGTTACTGGACTCTTTGGAAGCAATCGATTCGAACCGGATCGCGAAGATCATCGAATATTTCGCAGACTATCCTGATTACCTAATTATCGCACTTCTTCCCGAAGACGCGAGTGCAGTCGACGCTGGGAAACAGATTATTACAGATATATAA
- a CDS encoding 2-keto-4-pentenoate hydratase, protein MPVSEEEKENIAISLYEAFDSSVPIDRPTGEYNLSIADAYDIQSRFVDHRISDGATVVGHKIGLTSEGIQNQLDVDEPDYGRLLDTMYIVDGTIPMEDLIQPRIEPEIGFLMERDLTPPVTQTDVLAATRSVIPVLEIIDSRIREWDINIQDTIADNASSALYVTGDATTSVDGIDLSLEGLKIHRNGELAGSGAGAAVLNHPARAVAWLANKLEGYDQRIKAGQLVLSGSITPAVGLHPGATITAEFASLGTITIEASDK, encoded by the coding sequence ATGCCAGTCTCAGAGGAAGAGAAAGAAAACATAGCCATATCACTCTACGAGGCATTCGACAGTAGTGTACCGATAGACCGGCCAACCGGGGAATATAATCTCTCCATTGCCGACGCGTACGATATTCAGTCGCGGTTCGTTGACCACCGCATCAGCGATGGCGCGACTGTAGTAGGGCACAAAATTGGATTAACGAGCGAGGGAATTCAGAATCAACTGGATGTCGACGAACCGGACTACGGCCGGCTGCTGGATACAATGTACATTGTTGACGGAACGATTCCGATGGAGGACCTAATCCAGCCCCGCATTGAACCGGAAATCGGGTTTCTCATGGAGAGGGATTTGACGCCGCCGGTGACGCAGACTGACGTTCTCGCTGCCACGCGGAGTGTCATTCCAGTCCTCGAAATCATCGACAGCAGGATTCGAGAGTGGGACATAAACATTCAGGACACTATAGCCGATAACGCCTCGTCGGCACTCTACGTGACTGGCGATGCGACAACTTCGGTCGATGGCATAGATCTCTCTCTAGAGGGGCTGAAAATCCACCGGAATGGCGAACTCGCCGGTTCGGGAGCCGGGGCAGCCGTGCTGAATCACCCGGCCCGCGCCGTCGCGTGGCTAGCGAATAAACTCGAAGGATACGACCAACGCATCAAGGCTGGCCAGTTGGTTCTGAGTGGGTCCATTACACCGGCGGTAGGCCTCCACCCTGGTGCGACTATCACAGCTGAGTTCGCATCGCTCGGAACAATAACCATTGAGGCCAGTGACAAGTGA
- a CDS encoding IclR family transcriptional regulator, giving the protein MDDKANHPVKTTQKSLVILEELLGRDGARISELASELDMTKGSIHNHVSTLREKRYVVKDEDTDIYRVGLKFLTMGGKVRGQYDIYKFGRPKIDRVANETGHLANLMVEENGLGVYLYQSRGDHAVNLDTYTGHRIRMHNIAIGKAILAHLPQDRVEAILDRWGMPKDTDRTITTPARLFGELETFREQGYATEYQERTERLACIGAPVTIDETLHGALSVSVPAKNVDSTQFDDDLIDTVLQTANQLSLDIKYA; this is encoded by the coding sequence ATGGATGACAAAGCAAACCACCCTGTGAAGACCACGCAGAAGTCCTTGGTAATACTCGAGGAGTTGTTGGGACGAGACGGCGCCCGAATCAGTGAACTCGCTTCGGAACTGGACATGACGAAGGGAAGTATCCATAACCACGTGAGCACACTCCGCGAAAAAAGGTACGTCGTCAAGGACGAGGATACAGATATCTACCGGGTAGGTCTTAAGTTCCTCACTATGGGCGGAAAGGTCAGAGGGCAGTACGACATTTACAAATTCGGACGACCAAAGATCGACCGCGTAGCTAACGAGACAGGGCATCTGGCGAACCTGATGGTCGAGGAAAACGGCCTCGGAGTGTATCTATATCAATCGCGGGGCGATCATGCCGTGAATCTAGATACCTACACGGGCCATCGCATTCGGATGCACAATATCGCCATTGGGAAGGCTATCTTAGCTCACCTTCCCCAAGACCGCGTCGAAGCGATTCTAGACCGGTGGGGGATGCCGAAGGATACGGACAGGACCATCACCACGCCTGCCCGCCTTTTCGGCGAACTCGAAACTTTTCGCGAGCAGGGGTATGCGACGGAATATCAGGAGCGGACAGAGCGACTCGCCTGTATCGGTGCACCGGTCACCATCGACGAGACCCTCCACGGGGCGCTCAGCGTCTCTGTCCCGGCGAAAAACGTCGACTCCACCCAGTTCGACGACGATCTGATAGACACGGTCCTACAAACGGCGAATCAGCTCTCTTTGGATATCAAGTACGCCTGA